The following are from one region of the Desmospora profundinema genome:
- a CDS encoding cellulase family glycosylhydrolase: MFIRHLSGLNLLKILIFIGISALVLAGIAGVIQPVSAEPSPDCTSSAWNSMQVYTGGDTVSHNGHEWRAKWWTRGEEPRVIGEWGVWEDLGSCSKESDQPGGPAEPKEPAQPEGRTPIETHGPLHVCGTKLCDQSGNSVQLRGMSTHGLQWYGWGNCVTESSLDTLAYDWNADILRVSLYVQEGGYETDPEGFTAQVNRIIEEATERGMYVLVDWHQLTPGDPMVNLEHAKTFFTAIAQQHRDKTNIIYDIANEPNGVSWSRIRDYAHQIIPVIRQHDPDSVILIGTHGWASLGISDGRSARDIVDHPVDAENIMYTFHFYAASHGQAYRDELAWAADRIPIFVTEWGSQEYTGDGPNDFNSTQAYLDIMKDKEISWINWNYSDDWRSGAVWKTGTCSSGQWTADNLKPAGQWVRDKIRNR, from the coding sequence TTGTTCATCAGACATTTGTCGGGATTAAATTTACTGAAAATTCTTATCTTTATCGGTATTTCAGCACTTGTTCTAGCCGGTATCGCTGGGGTGATCCAACCTGTGTCGGCGGAACCGTCACCCGATTGTACGTCATCCGCTTGGAACAGCATGCAGGTATACACGGGAGGGGATACGGTTTCTCACAACGGACACGAATGGAGAGCGAAATGGTGGACACGAGGAGAAGAGCCCCGCGTGATTGGTGAATGGGGGGTATGGGAAGACTTGGGATCGTGTTCGAAAGAGTCGGATCAGCCCGGAGGTCCTGCTGAACCAAAAGAACCCGCTCAGCCTGAGGGGAGAACACCCATTGAAACCCATGGTCCGTTGCATGTCTGCGGCACCAAGCTGTGTGACCAATCCGGCAATTCGGTTCAACTGCGCGGCATGAGTACTCATGGTCTGCAATGGTATGGATGGGGCAATTGTGTGACGGAATCTTCCCTTGATACGCTGGCATATGACTGGAACGCGGATATTTTGCGAGTTTCTCTGTATGTGCAGGAAGGGGGTTATGAGACGGACCCCGAAGGGTTCACGGCCCAGGTGAATCGGATTATCGAAGAGGCCACCGAGCGGGGGATGTATGTCCTGGTGGACTGGCACCAATTAACACCGGGTGATCCGATGGTTAATCTGGAACATGCCAAGACTTTTTTCACCGCTATTGCTCAACAGCACAGGGATAAGACCAACATTATCTATGATATCGCCAATGAGCCCAATGGGGTTAGCTGGTCCCGGATCCGGGATTACGCGCATCAGATCATTCCGGTCATCCGTCAGCATGATCCGGATTCCGTGATCCTGATCGGCACCCACGGCTGGGCCTCCCTCGGTATCTCCGACGGCCGCAGTGCCCGGGACATCGTCGATCACCCGGTCGATGCGGAGAACATCATGTATACGTTCCACTTCTACGCGGCTTCTCACGGACAGGCATACCGCGACGAGTTAGCCTGGGCGGCTGACCGTATTCCGATCTTTGTCACGGAGTGGGGGTCGCAGGAATACACGGGAGACGGTCCCAATGATTTTAACAGCACACAAGCTTATCTCGATATCATGAAGGACAAAGAGATCAGCTGGATCAACTGGAACTATTCTGATGACTGGCGGTCCGGTGCCGTTTGGAAAACGGGTACCTGTTCGAGCGGGCAGTGGACGGCTGATAACCTGAAGCCTGCCGGCCAATGGGTTCGGGACAAGATTCGGAACCGGTAG
- a CDS encoding nucleoside 2-deoxyribosyltransferase, whose amino-acid sequence MKRQLRSGIHMRRKVYLAGPFFNPEQIRLVAMLEGLLAIKGLNVHSPRKHQSPLPFGSMGFRKQTFASDLRAIKRTDIVFAVYNDEDPGTMWEIGFSYSLGKPVILLNTKEKRLNLMIAESLHAYLNSLNQVLRYNFNRLPRIPYTGPII is encoded by the coding sequence GTGAAAAGACAGTTGAGATCAGGGATCCACATGCGTAGAAAAGTATACTTGGCCGGTCCGTTTTTTAATCCTGAACAAATCAGATTAGTAGCCATGCTGGAAGGTCTATTAGCGATAAAAGGGCTGAACGTACACTCCCCGCGAAAACATCAAAGTCCCTTACCATTTGGATCGATGGGGTTTCGCAAACAAACTTTCGCTTCGGATCTACGTGCAATCAAACGAACAGACATCGTTTTCGCCGTTTACAACGATGAAGACCCCGGAACCATGTGGGAAATAGGGTTTTCTTATTCTCTGGGAAAACCAGTAATCCTTCTAAATACGAAAGAAAAGAGATTAAATCTGATGATTGCGGAGTCTCTTCATGCCTACTTAAACAGCTTGAATCAGGTCCTGCGATACAATTTTAATCGTCTCCCTCGCATTCCGTACACCGGACCGATTATTTGA
- a CDS encoding glycoside hydrolase family 15 protein, with protein sequence MPTDEMGVEWMTKKPYVIDAVVGNGKMLASLMKTGRMVRLWWPRVDFPQHVDEILVGLFTPGTGKQVQWTHEGAWTHQQQYVEDTAILVTRANHPDGWEVVGEDIAAVGEEVLVRRYTVTNTGEKRRPVQFFQYSSMPMAEHPHYQTVAFDRRADALVHFRHEYACAIGADRACAGFQAGDARRQAEQGRLGGNDIEMEANGALMWDLGELNPGEGVSLTLYYAFGNGPEAAVSTLAYARDTGADVLREQTVRFWTDYLAQARPVATGRPEWDRLYRRSLIVFKLMSDPDYGSLIAAPEFDEGFTRCGGYAYCWGRDAAYITTAIDRAGYHGMARRFYRWAANAQSADGSWEQRHYLDGRVAPHWGLQIDETGSILWGMWQHYRETGEDAFLIEMWPTIRKGEDFLVGFIDPETGLPLPSRDLWEERNGEHTYSAAAVYGGLNGAAAAARQLGHQAKAQSWGQAAEALQKACDRQLWNPERGSFLRGLKLAVTDKEFVSAQNRGDRVVVETDSKGHPTHRVWEDAVIDISLLGVNVPFELFDIHDKRVQQTAQAVENALGGSPAGGILRYEDDPYIGGNPWILTTLWLALYKIKAGDREGAETLLEWAVHHRTELDLLPEQIDRNTGEAAWVVPLTWSHAMLVLAVLDWMEAGKGNESASLEVVE encoded by the coding sequence ATGCCAACGGATGAAATGGGAGTGGAATGGATGACGAAAAAACCTTATGTCATTGATGCGGTAGTCGGGAACGGAAAAATGTTGGCTTCGTTGATGAAAACGGGCCGAATGGTTCGTCTGTGGTGGCCGCGGGTCGATTTTCCGCAGCATGTGGATGAAATTCTCGTGGGTCTGTTTACACCTGGAACGGGAAAACAAGTCCAGTGGACACACGAGGGAGCGTGGACGCATCAACAGCAATATGTAGAGGATACGGCCATCTTGGTGACACGGGCCAATCACCCGGATGGGTGGGAAGTGGTAGGAGAGGACATTGCCGCTGTCGGGGAAGAGGTATTGGTCCGCCGGTATACGGTGACCAACACGGGGGAGAAACGTCGGCCGGTTCAGTTTTTCCAGTATTCGTCGATGCCGATGGCAGAACACCCTCATTATCAGACGGTTGCGTTTGATCGGAGGGCGGATGCCTTGGTCCACTTCCGTCACGAATACGCCTGTGCGATCGGTGCGGATCGTGCCTGTGCCGGTTTCCAGGCGGGGGATGCCCGCCGGCAGGCGGAACAAGGGCGGCTTGGCGGCAACGACATCGAGATGGAGGCCAATGGGGCCCTGATGTGGGATTTGGGAGAGCTGAATCCCGGTGAAGGGGTGTCCCTGACCCTTTATTATGCCTTCGGCAACGGACCGGAGGCAGCGGTGTCGACCCTTGCTTATGCACGGGATACAGGTGCCGATGTTTTGCGTGAGCAGACGGTGCGGTTTTGGACGGATTATCTGGCCCAGGCGCGGCCGGTGGCTACGGGGCGGCCGGAATGGGATCGTTTGTACCGCCGTTCTCTGATTGTATTTAAATTGATGAGCGATCCGGATTACGGCAGCTTAATCGCCGCTCCCGAGTTTGATGAAGGCTTTACCCGCTGCGGCGGTTATGCTTATTGCTGGGGACGGGATGCCGCCTACATCACGACGGCGATCGATCGGGCGGGGTATCATGGCATGGCCCGCCGGTTTTATCGCTGGGCAGCAAATGCTCAGAGTGCCGACGGCTCTTGGGAACAGCGACACTACCTGGATGGCCGGGTGGCTCCTCACTGGGGTTTGCAGATCGATGAAACCGGATCGATCCTGTGGGGAATGTGGCAGCATTACCGGGAAACCGGGGAGGACGCATTCTTAATTGAAATGTGGCCCACGATCCGGAAAGGAGAGGACTTTCTGGTTGGTTTTATCGACCCGGAAACGGGACTTCCCCTGCCCAGCCGCGATTTGTGGGAAGAACGAAACGGAGAGCATACCTATTCGGCGGCTGCGGTCTACGGCGGGCTGAATGGAGCGGCGGCGGCTGCCCGGCAATTGGGGCATCAAGCCAAAGCTCAGTCGTGGGGGCAAGCGGCGGAAGCGTTGCAGAAAGCTTGTGATCGGCAGTTGTGGAATCCGGAGCGGGGATCGTTCCTGCGCGGGTTAAAGCTGGCCGTCACCGACAAGGAGTTTGTCTCTGCACAAAACCGGGGCGACCGGGTGGTGGTGGAGACAGACAGCAAAGGGCATCCCACCCACCGGGTATGGGAAGATGCCGTGATTGACATCAGCCTACTCGGGGTGAATGTACCCTTTGAGTTGTTCGATATCCACGACAAACGGGTGCAACAGACGGCGCAAGCGGTGGAAAACGCTTTGGGCGGCTCACCCGCGGGCGGCATCCTGCGCTATGAAGACGATCCCTATATCGGAGGGAATCCCTGGATTTTGACCACGTTGTGGCTGGCCCTGTACAAAATCAAAGCGGGGGATCGGGAGGGAGCAGAAACGCTCCTGGAGTGGGCGGTCCATCACCGAACCGAACTGGATCTGCTGCCGGAACAAATCGACCGCAACACCGGTGAAGCTGCTTGGGTCGTTCCCCTGACATGGTCTCACGCCATGCTGGTACTGGCAGTGCTGGATTGGATGGAGGCGGGGAAAGGGAACGAGTCCGCATCTTTAGAAGTGGTGGAGTGA
- a CDS encoding glycoside hydrolase family 13 protein, translating to MLLEAIEHRPEGAMAHPLDVSSLKVRIRVKKGDAEAVGLFHGDRYQPEEQDQPMTLEKVACDGRFDWWEGVIPTETRRVRYVFWLEKGGKRWWYGEKAVVEKRSDAGAFQFAYICDGDRFDVPEWAQDAVVYQIFPERFANGDPDNDPEGTLPWNPASRPKPDSFYGGDLAGVIQKMPYLRDLGITAIYLTPIFLSPSNHKYNTDDYYQVDPHFGELETVKEMVHTAHAHGIRVIFDAVFNHSGAGFFAYRDVLEKGEDSPYRDWFRIDSFPVATKPEPNYETFANGVADMPKLMTHRPAVREYLLKVAEYWTREAGIDGWRLDVANEVDFAFWRAFRQRVRAIHPEALIVGEVWHDAGPWLRGDQFDSVMNYLFREAVCAFFAERSIDAKTFDARLAAARMRYPDQANAAMFNLLGSHDTERFLTLCGGDRRRMRMAVLFQLTYWGIPMIYYGDEVGMEGGPDPDCRRPMAWDPVDQDRDLWEWHRMLLSLRRELAPLRRGQIRTWVVEPDKGIYGFLRRQGMETVGVVLNNGIRRRRLILEAPDWEDGTHVRERLSDSRIQVKKRRIRFTLSPGESAIFTQD from the coding sequence ATGTTGTTGGAAGCGATTGAACACCGCCCGGAGGGGGCGATGGCCCATCCTCTGGACGTAAGCTCCCTGAAAGTGCGAATCCGCGTCAAGAAAGGGGATGCGGAAGCGGTCGGGCTGTTTCACGGAGACCGGTACCAGCCGGAAGAGCAGGATCAGCCGATGACGTTGGAAAAGGTAGCTTGTGACGGGCGCTTTGATTGGTGGGAGGGAGTCATTCCCACCGAAACCCGGCGCGTGCGTTATGTTTTTTGGCTGGAGAAGGGCGGAAAACGCTGGTGGTACGGAGAAAAGGCGGTGGTGGAAAAGCGTTCGGATGCCGGGGCGTTTCAGTTTGCCTATATCTGCGACGGCGATCGGTTCGATGTGCCTGAGTGGGCTCAGGACGCCGTGGTTTATCAAATTTTTCCCGAGCGCTTTGCCAATGGAGATCCCGATAACGATCCGGAAGGAACCCTGCCATGGAATCCGGCATCCCGGCCGAAGCCGGACAGTTTCTACGGCGGCGATTTGGCCGGCGTCATCCAAAAGATGCCGTATCTTCGTGATCTGGGGATCACCGCCATTTATCTGACTCCGATCTTTTTATCCCCGTCCAACCATAAGTACAATACGGACGACTACTATCAGGTGGATCCCCATTTTGGAGAGTTAGAGACGGTGAAGGAGATGGTTCATACCGCTCATGCCCACGGGATCCGGGTGATTTTTGACGCGGTGTTCAACCATTCCGGTGCCGGTTTTTTCGCTTATCGGGATGTGTTGGAAAAGGGAGAGGACTCTCCGTATCGGGATTGGTTTCGGATCGATTCCTTTCCTGTTGCGACAAAGCCTGAGCCCAACTATGAAACCTTTGCCAATGGCGTGGCCGACATGCCCAAACTGATGACCCACCGGCCGGCGGTGCGGGAATACCTGTTGAAGGTGGCGGAGTATTGGACCCGGGAGGCGGGGATCGACGGTTGGCGGCTGGATGTGGCCAACGAGGTGGATTTCGCTTTTTGGCGGGCATTCCGTCAGCGGGTGCGCGCCATCCACCCCGAAGCGCTCATCGTCGGCGAAGTTTGGCACGATGCGGGCCCCTGGCTGCGGGGGGACCAGTTTGACTCGGTGATGAATTATTTGTTTCGAGAAGCGGTCTGCGCTTTTTTTGCGGAACGATCCATCGATGCCAAAACCTTTGACGCCCGGCTGGCGGCAGCTCGCATGCGCTATCCGGACCAGGCGAATGCCGCCATGTTTAATCTGTTGGGCTCCCACGACACCGAGCGATTCCTCACCTTGTGCGGAGGCGACCGGCGGCGGATGCGGATGGCGGTGCTGTTTCAGCTGACGTATTGGGGAATTCCCATGATCTATTACGGGGACGAGGTGGGCATGGAAGGAGGCCCCGACCCCGACTGCCGCCGTCCGATGGCATGGGATCCCGTCGATCAGGATCGGGATCTGTGGGAATGGCATCGGATGCTGCTCAGTCTGCGGCGGGAGCTGGCCCCTTTGCGCCGCGGGCAGATTCGCACGTGGGTAGTGGAACCGGATAAGGGCATATACGGCTTCCTGCGCCGACAAGGGATGGAGACGGTCGGAGTGGTGCTCAATAACGGAATCCGCCGCCGTCGATTGATCCTGGAGGCACCCGATTGGGAAGACGGCACACATGTGCGGGAACGGTTAAGCGATTCCCGTATCCAAGTGAAAAAAAGGCGGATTCGATTCACTTTGTCTCCAGGTGAGAGCGCCATTTTCACCCAGGACTAG
- a CDS encoding sugar ABC transporter permease, with the protein MTHRMKSNIGLILTYAILMVMVVVTLFPIVWTIGASLNPGTSLFSTQLIPEKASFTQYQYLLTDPNSQYLTWYKNSLKISFYTAVFSVLLTSITAYAFSRFQFIGRRYTLMAFLVLQMFPSLMAMVAFYVLLNMVGLLDSHWGLILIYLGGQIPFNAWLMKGYMDTIPRGLDEAARIDGANHLTVFFRIILPLCTPIIAVVFLFNFMAPMMDFLLPQIVLTSPENKTLAVGLFDMIRDRFGQNYTRFAAGSVMVALPIAAVYLALQRYFISGLTSGATKG; encoded by the coding sequence ATGACACACCGCATGAAATCCAATATCGGCTTGATATTGACCTACGCCATCCTCATGGTGATGGTGGTGGTCACGCTGTTTCCCATCGTCTGGACGATCGGGGCCTCTCTCAATCCGGGAACGAGCCTTTTTTCCACCCAGCTGATTCCGGAGAAGGCCTCTTTTACCCAATATCAATATTTGTTGACGGATCCAAACAGCCAGTATTTAACCTGGTATAAAAACTCGTTGAAAATCTCCTTTTACACAGCGGTCTTCTCGGTGCTGTTGACTTCCATCACTGCCTATGCGTTTTCCCGCTTTCAGTTTATCGGGAGGCGTTACACCCTGATGGCCTTTCTGGTGTTGCAAATGTTTCCCTCGTTGATGGCGATGGTCGCCTTTTACGTCTTGCTCAACATGGTCGGTTTGTTGGACAGTCACTGGGGCTTGATTCTGATCTATCTCGGTGGACAGATTCCTTTTAACGCTTGGTTGATGAAAGGGTATATGGACACCATTCCCCGGGGGTTGGATGAGGCGGCCCGGATCGACGGCGCCAACCATTTGACCGTCTTCTTCCGGATTATCCTGCCCTTGTGCACGCCCATCATCGCCGTGGTGTTCCTGTTTAATTTCATGGCTCCGATGATGGACTTCCTGTTGCCGCAAATCGTGCTGACCAGCCCGGAGAACAAAACCTTGGCCGTGGGATTGTTTGACATGATCCGTGACCGTTTTGGTCAGAACTATACCCGTTTTGCAGCAGGCTCGGTGATGGTCGCCCTGCCGATCGCCGCTGTTTATCTGGCATTGCAGCGCTACTTCATCTCCGGTTTAACTTCCGGCGCAACCAAAGGATAG
- a CDS encoding carbohydrate ABC transporter permease: MEPHRQPATIRKRKWNATKTAVLLSVLSMGLGQWYNRQWIKGSLFLILQFSYVVVFYDIFNMGLWGIVTLGEKPFRDNSILLMAEGLIAIFLILFGLLFYGLNIRDAYQVGRLREQGLRSPGIWASFRAVTDKGFPYLILFPSFLFLVFVVIYPLLFMMLIAFTNYDLYHSPPAKLVDWVGVDNFTALFQLDLWRNSFVNVFSWTVVWTLVATTVQFALGLILAVLINQKRVRGKRFFRTVLILPWAVPPFITIITWAALFNDDFGFINQMLSTLGIGAIPWLTDAFWTKAALLLIQFWLGFPFNMALCTGVLQSISSEMYEAAEVDGASAFDQFRSITLPMVLYATAPLLIVQYAGNFNNFNVIYLFNQGGPAVPESTAGGSDILISWVYKLMFDISKFNYAAAISIIIAIIVMSLAAYQFTRTRSFKEEDMIQ, from the coding sequence ATGGAACCCCATAGACAACCCGCAACGATTCGGAAGAGAAAATGGAACGCAACGAAGACGGCAGTCCTTCTTTCCGTTCTCTCCATGGGATTGGGGCAATGGTATAACCGTCAGTGGATCAAGGGATCGCTGTTCCTGATCCTGCAATTTTCATATGTCGTCGTTTTTTATGACATCTTCAACATGGGATTGTGGGGGATCGTCACCCTGGGAGAAAAGCCGTTCCGGGACAATTCCATCCTATTGATGGCAGAAGGCTTGATTGCAATATTCTTAATCCTTTTTGGCCTGCTGTTTTACGGTCTCAATATCCGCGATGCATATCAAGTGGGACGTCTGCGGGAGCAAGGACTGCGTTCGCCGGGAATCTGGGCTTCTTTTCGAGCTGTGACGGACAAGGGATTTCCTTATTTGATTCTATTCCCTTCGTTCTTGTTTCTGGTGTTTGTGGTGATTTATCCCCTTCTGTTTATGATGTTGATCGCCTTTACCAACTATGATCTCTACCATTCGCCGCCTGCTAAGCTGGTGGACTGGGTGGGTGTTGACAACTTTACGGCTCTGTTCCAACTGGACCTATGGAGAAACTCGTTTGTGAACGTTTTTTCCTGGACGGTGGTTTGGACATTGGTGGCCACCACGGTACAATTCGCCCTGGGGTTGATTTTGGCGGTGCTGATCAATCAAAAGCGGGTGCGGGGAAAGCGTTTTTTCCGAACGGTTCTGATCCTGCCCTGGGCGGTTCCGCCGTTTATCACTATTATCACATGGGCGGCGCTGTTCAATGATGATTTCGGGTTTATCAATCAGATGCTGTCTACCTTGGGAATCGGAGCGATCCCTTGGCTGACGGATGCTTTCTGGACGAAAGCGGCGCTCTTGTTGATCCAGTTCTGGCTGGGCTTTCCCTTTAACATGGCGTTGTGCACCGGAGTATTGCAGAGCATCTCCTCGGAGATGTATGAAGCGGCGGAAGTGGACGGAGCCTCCGCTTTCGATCAGTTTCGCTCCATCACGCTTCCCATGGTTCTTTACGCGACGGCTCCGCTTTTAATCGTTCAGTATGCGGGTAACTTCAATAATTTTAACGTCATCTATCTCTTCAACCAAGGAGGTCCGGCCGTGCCGGAGTCAACGGCGGGCGGCAGTGATATTTTGATATCCTGGGTGTATAAGTTGATGTTTGATATTTCCAAGTTCAACTATGCGGCTGCTATTTCCATCATCATCGCCATCATCGTGATGAGCCTGGCTGCCTATCAATTCACCCGGACCCGTTCCTTCAAAGAGGAGGACATGATTCAATGA
- a CDS encoding extracellular solute-binding protein, which translates to MKKKWSAWLSVPLVLALVLTACGPQDDAKETGGGGTEERPEELVIWENDEDIQVKHTQKMAKKFEEETGIKVKVVAFKQDDQQQKLSLDGPAGKGADLVTWPHDNNGEAVLKGLIQPLDVDEEVTSAFTEPSIQAMSVDGELYGLPRVTENVALFYNKDILAEAPESYEDLVAFAKDFTDPKKKQYGFLFEGENFYFNYFLFDTMGGYIFKDDGNGTDTEDIGLNSDGAVKGMEKLKELYDAKLIPVNLKADNLNGLFKEGKVGAVISGPWAVRDYQAAGVDFGVVPMPTVDGKQPNTFAGVKGLYLSSYSEHPYWATELMKFLTSKDALKERFEDTGEIPPVKELLEDPVIKDDKIVSAFAQQSEHTVPMPNVPEMHQVWEPMNHAATFVAQGKQSPQKALDSAVKLINDKIKAQQQ; encoded by the coding sequence ATGAAGAAGAAGTGGAGTGCATGGTTGTCTGTTCCGCTGGTGCTGGCACTGGTGTTGACTGCCTGCGGTCCCCAGGACGATGCCAAGGAGACCGGCGGGGGCGGTACGGAGGAAAGGCCGGAAGAGCTGGTAATCTGGGAGAATGATGAAGACATCCAGGTGAAACACACCCAAAAGATGGCCAAAAAGTTTGAGGAAGAAACCGGCATCAAGGTAAAAGTGGTCGCATTCAAACAGGACGACCAACAGCAGAAACTAAGCCTGGACGGCCCCGCAGGAAAAGGAGCGGATCTGGTTACCTGGCCGCACGATAACAATGGTGAAGCGGTGTTGAAGGGGCTGATCCAGCCGTTGGATGTGGATGAGGAAGTAACCTCCGCCTTTACCGAGCCCTCCATCCAAGCCATGAGTGTGGATGGTGAACTCTATGGCCTTCCACGGGTAACGGAAAATGTGGCCTTGTTTTACAACAAAGATATTCTGGCTGAAGCACCGGAAAGCTACGAGGACTTAGTGGCGTTTGCCAAGGATTTCACCGACCCCAAGAAGAAACAATACGGATTCCTGTTTGAAGGGGAAAACTTCTACTTTAACTACTTCCTGTTTGACACGATGGGCGGATATATCTTTAAGGATGATGGCAACGGAACCGACACCGAGGATATCGGACTGAACAGCGACGGCGCCGTTAAAGGGATGGAAAAGCTGAAGGAATTGTATGACGCCAAACTGATTCCGGTCAACTTGAAGGCGGATAACCTAAACGGCTTATTCAAGGAAGGAAAAGTGGGTGCGGTTATCAGCGGTCCCTGGGCAGTTCGTGATTACCAGGCAGCGGGAGTCGACTTCGGTGTGGTTCCCATGCCGACGGTGGACGGAAAACAGCCGAACACGTTTGCCGGGGTGAAAGGTCTCTATCTCTCCTCTTACAGTGAGCATCCCTACTGGGCGACGGAGCTGATGAAATTCTTAACCAGCAAGGATGCCCTGAAGGAGCGTTTTGAAGATACCGGTGAAATCCCTCCGGTAAAAGAACTGCTGGAAGATCCGGTCATTAAGGATGATAAGATCGTTTCCGCCTTTGCCCAGCAATCCGAGCACACCGTTCCCATGCCGAACGTGCCGGAAATGCACCAGGTGTGGGAGCCGATGAATCATGCCGCCACCTTTGTCGCCCAAGGCAAGCAGTCTCCCCAAAAAGCCCTGGACAGCGCGGTGAAGCTGATCAACGACAAGATTAAAGCTCAGCAACAATAA
- a CDS encoding HAD family hydrolase produces the protein MIRAIGFDLDETLLYRSASLLRFIRHQHAEHHLAQKGVSLQEWCDRFIEWDRSGYVGKDVVYSRLIDHFHLNEYTVDVLWNEYRNHFHRFCIAMPHARHILHRLKTNEMRLALVTNGETVFQKKNAEALGILPLFDAVFVSEEEGRKKPDPELFIQAARRMGVPPEFCLFVGDHPVNDIQGAAAAGMQTAWLKGLSLWPQHLTPPTVTLQSLLDLLPLLEKRKNAFETTA, from the coding sequence ATGATCCGCGCCATTGGATTTGATTTGGACGAAACGTTGCTTTACCGCAGTGCATCTTTGCTCCGGTTTATCCGCCACCAGCACGCCGAACACCACCTCGCCCAAAAAGGGGTTTCCTTACAGGAGTGGTGCGATCGCTTCATCGAGTGGGACCGCTCCGGCTACGTCGGCAAGGATGTCGTCTATAGCCGTTTGATCGATCATTTCCATTTGAACGAATACACCGTTGATGTGCTATGGAATGAATATCGAAATCACTTTCATCGATTTTGCATCGCGATGCCCCACGCTCGCCATATCCTGCATCGGTTAAAAACAAACGAAATGCGACTCGCCCTCGTGACAAACGGTGAAACCGTCTTTCAAAAGAAAAACGCCGAGGCCTTAGGGATTCTTCCGCTTTTTGACGCAGTCTTCGTCTCCGAAGAAGAGGGCCGAAAAAAGCCGGATCCGGAGCTGTTCATCCAAGCGGCACGCCGGATGGGCGTTCCGCCTGAATTCTGCCTTTTTGTGGGAGACCATCCTGTCAACGACATCCAGGGAGCCGCAGCAGCCGGTATGCAAACGGCTTGGCTCAAAGGCCTGTCCCTGTGGCCGCAGCATCTCACCCCTCCTACCGTTACCCTGCAAAGCTTACTCGATCTCCTCCCCTTGTTGGAGAAACGGAAAAACGCTTTTGAAACAACAGCGTGA